In Portunus trituberculatus isolate SZX2019 chromosome 46, ASM1759143v1, whole genome shotgun sequence, a single window of DNA contains:
- the LOC123520044 gene encoding dolichol kinase-like isoform X1: MKPFCHHSLFTSFTAADGRGHAGLMVYGEAKAPPGPMGGTNTASTGSGSQGVKHSLKAALTTLPTLPVADPLHLNCLNTRSGASAGVWLVVLVPLACLPGLYNTYRHCHPLPHLQALLAIQVGVCGAHLYQEMCLAHGQKMAKTEEVRQKPSLLLKFLTHPYTPSLATTIAISLLTDIHPVLALPLTLLCSWLLFRVTHWLFTTFPSSFSLGEGAVMGQSVALAVTCSLHGIISRILWPQKLSHPHQISLFIQTAIVVVSVLVGTIYSVPMLRAPRLFLPYLCVCGVVGVGLASLLLGEWVPVWLWELLNLSPARLFLMGWWFLLTIFAVSITTWARRKNCLPTTVLRKVYHVVITLVFVPGVLLEPSFLVLAATAATMACLLLEVMRVEKIPPFADVISQAFTPFLDEKDEGPLVLSHIYLLAGVSSPLWLTPCPLGEAKVGETWQANAVLPLLAGVLAVGVGDTAASVGGTYLGRRRWSGTKKTVEGSLCGVVAQLAVVAVLVGGGLVHLSLGGWGRLLVSAALVAVVEALTDQVDNIVLPLMLYTPLMDL; this comes from the exons ATGAAGCCATTCTGTCACCACAGTTTGTTTACCTCATTCACTGCAGCTGACGGACGAGGGCACGCCGGCCTTATGGTGTACGGAGAAGCCAAGGCCCCTCCAG GTCCCATGGGAGGGACCAACACTGCCAGCACGGGGAGTGGCAGCCAGGGGGTGAAGCACTCCCTGAAGGCTGCCCTCACCACCTTGCCCACCCTGCCTGTGGCTGACCCGCTGCACCTCAACTGTCTCAACACGCG GTCTGGAGCATCCGCTGGGGTgtggctggtggtgctggtgccacTGGCATGTCTTCCTGGCCTCTACAACACATACAGACACTGCCACCCCCTGCCCCACCTCCAAGCACTGCTGGCCATTCAG gtgggtgtgtgtggagccCACCTGTACCAGGAAATGTGCCTGGCTCATGGTCAAAAGATGGCTAAAACGGAGGAAGTTCGGCAGAAACCTTCACTTCTCCTTAAGTTCCTCACTCATCCGTACACTCCATCCTTggccaccaccattgccatctctctcctcactgACATAC ATCCGGTGTTGGCCCTGCCCTTGACCCTCTTGTGCTCGTGGCTGCTCTTCAGGGTCACCCACTGGCTGTTTACAACCTTCCCCAGCAGCTTCAGTCTGGGTGAGGGGGCAGTGATGGGGCAGAGTGTGGCCCTGGCAGTCACTTGCTCCCTTCACGGTATCATCTCCAGAATACTTTGGCCACAAAAGCTCTCTCATCCACACCAAATCAGCCTCTTCATCCAG ACAGCCATTGTGGTGGTGTCCGTGCTGGTGGGCACAATTTACAGCGTGCCAATGCTGCGAGCGCCACGCTTGTTCCTGCCGTacctgtgtgtatgtggagTGGTGGGAGTCGGCCTGGCCTCCTTGCTACTGGGGGAGTGGGTGCCTGTGTGGCTGTGGGAGCTGCTCAACCTCTCACCTGCCAGACTCTTCCTCATGGGCTGGTGGTTTCTGCTCACCATCTTTGCAGTTTCCATCACAACCTGGGCCAGAAG AAAGAACTGCCTGCCTACCACAGTCCTGCGCAAAGTGTACCATGTGGTGATTACTCTTGTGTTTGTCCCGGGAGTGTTGCTGGAGCCGTCCTTCCTTGTGTTGGccgctactgctgccaccatgGCCTGTTTGCTGCTAGAG GTGATGAGAGTCGAGAAGATCCCGCCCTTCGCTGATGTGATAAGCCAagccttcactcctttcttagatgagaaggatgaaggccCATTGGTGTTGAGTCACATTTACCTGCTAGCAGGTGTGTCATCACCTTTGTGGCTCACGCCGTGCCCTCTAGGGGAGGCTAAGGTAGGTGAAACATGGCAGGCCAATGCAGTGCTGCCCCTGCTGGCAGGGGTGCTGGCTGTTGGAGTTGGGGACACAGCTGCCTCTGTGGGGGGGACGTACCTGGGGCGGAGGCGGTGGTCTGGTACCAAGAAGACAGTGGAAGGCAGCTTGTGTGGCGTGGTGGCACAGTTGGCAGTTGTGGCAGTGTTGGTGGGGGGAGGCCTGGTACACCTGTCCCTGGGTGGTTGGGGCCGCCTGCTGGTGTCTGCTGCCTTGGTGGCTGTAGTGGAGGCTCTCACTGACCAGGTAGATAACATTGTCTTGCCCCTCATGCTGTACACTCCTCTTATGGACCTTTAG
- the LOC123520044 gene encoding dolichol kinase-like isoform X2 → MGGTNTASTGSGSQGVKHSLKAALTTLPTLPVADPLHLNCLNTRSGASAGVWLVVLVPLACLPGLYNTYRHCHPLPHLQALLAIQVGVCGAHLYQEMCLAHGQKMAKTEEVRQKPSLLLKFLTHPYTPSLATTIAISLLTDIHPVLALPLTLLCSWLLFRVTHWLFTTFPSSFSLGEGAVMGQSVALAVTCSLHGIISRILWPQKLSHPHQISLFIQTAIVVVSVLVGTIYSVPMLRAPRLFLPYLCVCGVVGVGLASLLLGEWVPVWLWELLNLSPARLFLMGWWFLLTIFAVSITTWARRKNCLPTTVLRKVYHVVITLVFVPGVLLEPSFLVLAATAATMACLLLEVMRVEKIPPFADVISQAFTPFLDEKDEGPLVLSHIYLLAGVSSPLWLTPCPLGEAKVGETWQANAVLPLLAGVLAVGVGDTAASVGGTYLGRRRWSGTKKTVEGSLCGVVAQLAVVAVLVGGGLVHLSLGGWGRLLVSAALVAVVEALTDQVDNIVLPLMLYTPLMDL, encoded by the exons ATGGGAGGGACCAACACTGCCAGCACGGGGAGTGGCAGCCAGGGGGTGAAGCACTCCCTGAAGGCTGCCCTCACCACCTTGCCCACCCTGCCTGTGGCTGACCCGCTGCACCTCAACTGTCTCAACACGCG GTCTGGAGCATCCGCTGGGGTgtggctggtggtgctggtgccacTGGCATGTCTTCCTGGCCTCTACAACACATACAGACACTGCCACCCCCTGCCCCACCTCCAAGCACTGCTGGCCATTCAG gtgggtgtgtgtggagccCACCTGTACCAGGAAATGTGCCTGGCTCATGGTCAAAAGATGGCTAAAACGGAGGAAGTTCGGCAGAAACCTTCACTTCTCCTTAAGTTCCTCACTCATCCGTACACTCCATCCTTggccaccaccattgccatctctctcctcactgACATAC ATCCGGTGTTGGCCCTGCCCTTGACCCTCTTGTGCTCGTGGCTGCTCTTCAGGGTCACCCACTGGCTGTTTACAACCTTCCCCAGCAGCTTCAGTCTGGGTGAGGGGGCAGTGATGGGGCAGAGTGTGGCCCTGGCAGTCACTTGCTCCCTTCACGGTATCATCTCCAGAATACTTTGGCCACAAAAGCTCTCTCATCCACACCAAATCAGCCTCTTCATCCAG ACAGCCATTGTGGTGGTGTCCGTGCTGGTGGGCACAATTTACAGCGTGCCAATGCTGCGAGCGCCACGCTTGTTCCTGCCGTacctgtgtgtatgtggagTGGTGGGAGTCGGCCTGGCCTCCTTGCTACTGGGGGAGTGGGTGCCTGTGTGGCTGTGGGAGCTGCTCAACCTCTCACCTGCCAGACTCTTCCTCATGGGCTGGTGGTTTCTGCTCACCATCTTTGCAGTTTCCATCACAACCTGGGCCAGAAG AAAGAACTGCCTGCCTACCACAGTCCTGCGCAAAGTGTACCATGTGGTGATTACTCTTGTGTTTGTCCCGGGAGTGTTGCTGGAGCCGTCCTTCCTTGTGTTGGccgctactgctgccaccatgGCCTGTTTGCTGCTAGAG GTGATGAGAGTCGAGAAGATCCCGCCCTTCGCTGATGTGATAAGCCAagccttcactcctttcttagatgagaaggatgaaggccCATTGGTGTTGAGTCACATTTACCTGCTAGCAGGTGTGTCATCACCTTTGTGGCTCACGCCGTGCCCTCTAGGGGAGGCTAAGGTAGGTGAAACATGGCAGGCCAATGCAGTGCTGCCCCTGCTGGCAGGGGTGCTGGCTGTTGGAGTTGGGGACACAGCTGCCTCTGTGGGGGGGACGTACCTGGGGCGGAGGCGGTGGTCTGGTACCAAGAAGACAGTGGAAGGCAGCTTGTGTGGCGTGGTGGCACAGTTGGCAGTTGTGGCAGTGTTGGTGGGGGGAGGCCTGGTACACCTGTCCCTGGGTGGTTGGGGCCGCCTGCTGGTGTCTGCTGCCTTGGTGGCTGTAGTGGAGGCTCTCACTGACCAGGTAGATAACATTGTCTTGCCCCTCATGCTGTACACTCCTCTTATGGACCTTTAG